A single window of Undibacterium sp. 5I1 DNA harbors:
- a CDS encoding TonB-dependent receptor — MQRTLKLSKLSLALAGLFAISSTHAAGDSVADTPDASGKSDTPVQSVEVTAAHLKSARIELSPKIGTTVYSIDTHMIDMLGQGDNTPFNEVLLRLPGVAQDSKASGGLHVRDDHANVQYRINGVQLPESITGFGQSIDTRLVDQTDFMTGALPAQFGLRTAGIVDIQTKEGGVTPGGRIGIQMGSHSYVEPSAEFFGSKGAFNYYLSGSFLSNSLGIENPVPSSSALHDKTRQSKTFGNLSYFLDDNTRLGLMFGTYNGRFQIPNNPNQAPGFALTGFSDGTTSSLPSSNLNENQREVNRFAVVSLQKSLGNVNFQLSAFNQYSELHFTPDANGDLIYNGVASDSLRSNRANGVQFDISYKLHQDHTLRAGGAYTRQVTASNNAVSLFTTDDSGAQNSSDAITIQDNGGKTGTLSSLYLQDEWHIAQPLTLNYGVRFDKVSAYTSEQQWSPRLNLAYKLSDTTALHAGYSRYFTPPPQELAAQSSINLYAGTTNAPQIPTSDNVKAERTHYYDLGISHHVNQDLVLTADAYYKKITNMLDEGQFGQALILTPFNYAQGYAKGLELSAIYSQKNWGAYLNLAFQKAQGKNINSGQALFGVDEVAYIANHYIYVDHDQTMTLSGGTHYHFGDSQLSADFLYGSGLRDTPDGAAPNSGTLPSYTTINTAFTHTWKNTPAGKIEGRIALINLFDKSYLLRDGSGVGVGAPQYGPRRTLYVGLSTSF; from the coding sequence ATGCAACGTACTCTTAAACTGAGTAAGCTTTCACTCGCCCTGGCTGGTCTGTTTGCCATTTCATCCACTCATGCTGCAGGTGATTCTGTGGCGGACACGCCGGACGCATCAGGCAAATCTGACACGCCAGTACAAAGCGTAGAAGTGACCGCGGCGCATCTTAAAAGTGCGCGGATTGAATTGTCACCCAAGATCGGTACCACCGTTTATAGCATTGATACCCACATGATAGACATGCTGGGACAAGGCGATAACACACCGTTTAATGAGGTTTTGCTGCGTTTGCCTGGCGTCGCTCAAGACTCTAAGGCGTCTGGCGGTTTGCACGTACGTGATGATCACGCTAACGTGCAATATCGGATTAACGGTGTCCAGCTGCCAGAAAGTATTACTGGTTTTGGGCAGTCGATTGACACGCGTTTGGTCGATCAGACTGATTTTATGACAGGGGCATTGCCAGCACAGTTTGGTTTGCGTACTGCGGGTATTGTTGATATCCAAACCAAGGAAGGCGGCGTAACGCCAGGTGGCCGGATTGGTATCCAGATGGGTAGCCATAGCTATGTTGAACCTAGCGCGGAATTTTTTGGTAGCAAAGGCGCGTTCAATTATTATTTGTCCGGTAGCTTCTTATCCAACTCTCTGGGGATTGAGAATCCGGTACCAAGTTCTAGCGCATTGCATGACAAAACCCGGCAATCTAAAACCTTTGGTAATTTGTCTTATTTTTTAGATGACAACACGCGTCTGGGTTTGATGTTTGGTACCTATAACGGTCGTTTCCAGATTCCAAACAATCCTAACCAGGCGCCCGGTTTTGCGCTCACAGGTTTTAGTGACGGTACCACTAGCAGTTTGCCCTCATCCAACCTGAATGAGAACCAACGTGAGGTGAACCGCTTCGCCGTGGTTTCGCTGCAAAAAAGTTTAGGGAACGTCAATTTTCAGCTATCCGCTTTCAATCAATATTCTGAATTGCATTTTACGCCGGATGCGAATGGCGATTTAATTTATAACGGCGTCGCTTCAGATTCGCTGCGTTCTAACCGTGCCAACGGCGTGCAATTTGATATCAGTTATAAACTGCATCAAGATCACACTTTGCGGGCGGGCGGTGCTTATACCCGTCAAGTCACGGCCAGCAATAATGCTGTGTCCTTATTTACGACGGATGATTCCGGCGCACAAAATTCTTCAGACGCCATCACGATTCAAGACAATGGTGGCAAAACCGGTACGCTATCTAGTTTGTATTTGCAGGATGAATGGCATATCGCCCAACCACTGACATTGAACTACGGCGTGCGCTTTGACAAAGTGTCGGCCTACACCTCTGAACAGCAATGGAGTCCCCGTTTAAACCTGGCGTATAAATTGAGTGATACCACCGCTTTACACGCAGGTTATTCACGCTACTTCACGCCGCCACCGCAAGAATTGGCCGCGCAATCGAGTATTAATTTGTATGCCGGTACCACCAACGCACCACAAATTCCGACCTCCGACAACGTCAAGGCGGAGCGCACGCATTACTACGATCTGGGGATTAGCCATCACGTCAATCAAGACCTGGTATTGACCGCTGATGCTTACTATAAAAAAATTACCAATATGCTGGACGAAGGCCAATTTGGCCAGGCCTTGATACTCACGCCATTTAACTATGCGCAGGGTTACGCCAAAGGCTTGGAGTTGTCTGCAATTTACAGCCAAAAAAATTGGGGAGCGTATCTGAATCTGGCTTTTCAAAAAGCTCAAGGTAAAAATATTAATTCCGGCCAGGCTTTGTTTGGCGTAGATGAAGTTGCTTATATCGCCAATCATTACATCTATGTGGATCATGATCAGACCATGACGTTGTCGGGCGGTACTCACTACCATTTCGGCGATTCTCAACTCAGTGCCGACTTCTTATACGGTAGTGGTTTACGTGATACGCCAGATGGTGCAGCACCAAATTCAGGTACTTTGCCAAGCTATACAACGATCAATACGGCGTTCACCCATACCTGGAAAAATACCCCCGCCGGTAAGATAGAAGGACGAATTGCCTTGATCAATTTGTTTGATAAATCCTACTTACTACGTGACGGTTCTGGCGTCGGCGTCGGGGCTCCACAATATGGCCCGCGTCGTACTTTGTATGTGGGATTGTCCACCAGTTTTTAA
- a CDS encoding S41 family peptidase, producing the protein MNPKIIYSTVIAAMFFYFDLTSIACAETPLNHLVQADIELGKAKTAFELLRKQADSLISINDATKIQQLAQELAEAEVVLSGKSLSKIDGDYSRLGGLLYDIRSDLARAYMRLGNTERALLVLESMSGQVIGPFLRPLIEKDEIYKPVITDSRFQKFLATQDIPKSIGSNSPIGSGFQTTLSVEQRIAGLSLFWANARRDFVYINRLPELSWDKIYMEFLPQVIAAESTKDYYQVMMRLAPLLNDSHTNIYPPDELSEVFFSRPPMMTSKIGDQVIILEIRSNTLRHHLSVGEEILKVNGQEVHQYVASRVAPYVSSSTPQDRAVREYYYQFLAGDADTPVKFTIRGIDGKIREEIVARTGYTDIEERKIFSFAVLSDNIAYLALEQFENNDGVQAFIKALPIILKSNGLILDVRRNGGGSTNEGLKILSYLTKESIPYPTSIKRSETGLDRARGDIISWTPIPLSGNFVLRHTQIYSGPVVVLAGPQTFSAAEDFLVAFDVMKRGKIIGETSAGSTGQPYFFKLPGGGNARICVKRDTYPDSKQFVGVGIKPNIEIIPTVNDIRSGRDIVLDTAVLQLKSYSEQTANKVEASDSAGFHFFSKKSTSSAIN; encoded by the coding sequence ATGAATCCAAAAATAATCTATTCAACCGTGATAGCAGCAATGTTTTTTTACTTTGATTTGACTTCGATTGCCTGTGCAGAGACTCCATTGAATCATTTGGTTCAAGCAGACATCGAGTTGGGTAAAGCTAAGACAGCGTTTGAACTTCTGCGCAAGCAAGCTGACAGTTTGATCTCAATAAATGATGCCACCAAGATTCAACAACTTGCCCAAGAGCTGGCAGAAGCAGAGGTGGTGTTAAGTGGCAAGAGCCTTAGTAAGATTGACGGAGACTACTCTCGCTTAGGTGGGCTGTTGTACGATATACGCTCTGACCTTGCCAGAGCGTATATGAGGTTAGGCAATACAGAGCGCGCACTATTGGTATTGGAATCAATGAGTGGCCAAGTAATTGGACCATTTCTTCGTCCCCTAATTGAAAAGGATGAGATATATAAACCAGTTATAACAGATTCTCGATTTCAAAAGTTTCTTGCTACTCAAGATATACCCAAGTCAATTGGCAGCAACTCGCCGATTGGAAGTGGTTTTCAGACCACACTTTCAGTCGAACAACGTATCGCTGGTTTATCACTCTTTTGGGCTAATGCGAGACGTGATTTTGTCTACATAAATCGACTGCCTGAACTGAGCTGGGACAAGATTTATATGGAATTTCTTCCTCAGGTCATCGCTGCAGAATCAACCAAGGATTATTATCAGGTCATGATGCGTCTGGCTCCGCTGTTGAACGATAGTCACACCAATATTTATCCACCAGACGAATTATCAGAAGTTTTCTTCTCGCGCCCTCCAATGATGACTAGCAAGATTGGCGATCAGGTCATCATCCTTGAAATAAGAAGCAATACATTACGCCACCATTTATCCGTCGGCGAGGAAATACTGAAAGTTAATGGGCAAGAGGTGCATCAATATGTAGCCTCGCGTGTGGCGCCTTATGTGAGTAGTTCAACGCCACAGGATCGTGCTGTTCGTGAGTACTATTACCAATTTTTGGCAGGAGATGCTGATACTCCAGTCAAATTTACCATTCGTGGGATTGACGGAAAAATACGTGAGGAAATTGTTGCCCGAACTGGTTATACGGATATTGAGGAGAGGAAGATTTTTAGTTTTGCAGTATTGTCGGACAATATCGCGTACTTAGCCCTTGAGCAATTTGAAAATAATGACGGTGTCCAGGCGTTCATAAAAGCCCTTCCCATTATTTTAAAATCGAATGGATTGATCTTGGATGTCCGGAGAAATGGTGGGGGCTCTACTAATGAGGGGCTAAAAATTTTAAGCTACCTCACCAAAGAATCAATCCCATATCCTACAAGTATAAAGAGATCGGAAACTGGGCTTGATCGCGCACGTGGTGACATCATATCCTGGACTCCAATACCTTTAAGTGGAAATTTTGTACTTCGACATACGCAGATTTATTCTGGACCTGTTGTCGTTCTCGCTGGGCCACAAACGTTTTCTGCTGCAGAGGATTTTTTAGTGGCTTTTGACGTCATGAAGCGCGGAAAAATTATTGGAGAAACGTCTGCCGGTAGTACTGGTCAGCCATATTTTTTTAAGCTGCCAGGTGGCGGTAATGCGCGAATTTGCGTAAAACGCGACACATACCCAGATAGCAAACAGTTTGTCGGTGTAGGAATAAAACCAAATATTGAGATCATTCCAACTGTGAATGACATTCGCTCAGGCCGCGATATTGTTTTGGATACGGCAGTGTTACAGTTAAAATCGTACTCAGAACAGACTGCTAACAAGGTAGAAGCTAGTGATAGCGCAGGTTTTCATTTTTTCTCTAAAAAATCAACATCCAGTGCGATAAACTAA
- a CDS encoding FAD-binding oxidoreductase — MLEPVNRLAVLESLQDLLGNAGLLTTPEDCARYVTGARYGVGQAMAVARPNSTAQLSQLVSLCAAHHLKLVVQGANTGLVAASTPDQSGQYLVLSTERLSRCIEIDTVNRSVTVDSGVTLHDLNEALKEHDLCFPIDLGANPTIGGMIAANTGGARLIKYGDVRQNLLGLEVVLLNPAGRVLDLQSALRKNNTGPDLKQLFIGTSGAYGIISKAVLQVHRLPKQSATALVVPRDQAAVLELLQRLERDCGEFLSAFEGISGQALTSVLRHVPAISNPFGGLADIPDYCVLIELDTSITQQHSGLCLEDLLSNSLAALLTGSDDDIITNAVIGRGKDLWRIRHAISESLRSEGKIIAFDISMPRSSLVDFRQQAIGLIETDYPFLQIMDFGHWADGGCHFNLVWPHVATIAYDAATVSAVRDAIYDMVVNEYQGSFSAEHGVGPYNQTYYHRFTSQAAQQLAGKMQTLLDPDRLFGLTWFGELAE; from the coding sequence ATGCTTGAGCCTGTCAACCGCTTAGCTGTGCTGGAGTCACTGCAAGATTTATTGGGTAATGCCGGCTTGCTGACCACGCCAGAGGACTGCGCTCGTTACGTAACCGGAGCGCGTTATGGCGTCGGGCAGGCAATGGCGGTCGCGCGTCCCAATAGCACCGCGCAATTGTCGCAACTGGTCAGTCTGTGTGCAGCGCATCACTTGAAGCTGGTGGTGCAGGGTGCCAATACGGGCTTGGTCGCAGCCAGCACACCAGATCAGAGCGGACAGTATTTGGTGTTAAGCACGGAACGTCTTAGTCGTTGCATAGAGATTGATACGGTCAACCGCTCAGTCACCGTCGATTCTGGTGTGACCTTGCACGATCTGAATGAGGCGCTGAAAGAACACGATTTATGCTTCCCGATTGACCTCGGTGCCAACCCGACCATCGGCGGTATGATCGCCGCCAATACTGGGGGTGCACGATTGATTAAATATGGCGACGTGCGGCAAAATTTGTTGGGGCTGGAAGTCGTATTGCTGAATCCGGCAGGCAGGGTGCTGGATCTGCAATCGGCGCTTCGCAAAAATAATACCGGCCCCGATCTAAAGCAATTGTTTATCGGCACCAGCGGCGCCTACGGGATTATCAGCAAAGCCGTTTTACAAGTGCATCGCCTGCCAAAACAAAGCGCTACTGCATTAGTTGTGCCGCGTGATCAGGCGGCGGTTTTAGAATTGTTGCAAAGGCTGGAGCGTGATTGCGGCGAATTTTTGAGTGCCTTTGAGGGGATTTCTGGACAAGCATTGACGTCGGTATTGCGACATGTCCCCGCGATCAGCAATCCCTTTGGCGGTCTGGCTGATATCCCCGATTATTGCGTCCTGATTGAGCTGGATACCAGCATCACTCAGCAGCATTCAGGCTTGTGTCTGGAGGATTTATTAAGCAATTCGCTGGCTGCCTTGTTGACTGGAAGCGATGACGACATCATCACCAATGCAGTGATTGGTCGCGGTAAAGATTTATGGCGTATCCGGCATGCAATCAGTGAGTCTTTGCGTAGCGAAGGTAAGATCATTGCGTTTGACATTTCTATGCCGCGTTCATCTTTGGTTGATTTTCGGCAGCAGGCGATTGGCTTGATCGAAACCGATTATCCATTTTTACAGATCATGGATTTTGGTCATTGGGCGGATGGCGGTTGCCACTTCAATCTGGTGTGGCCGCATGTGGCGACGATCGCTTACGATGCGGCAACGGTCAGCGCAGTGCGTGATGCGATCTACGATATGGTGGTGAATGAGTATCAAGGCAGCTTTAGTGCCGAACACGGAGTCGGCCCCTATAATCAAACCTACTACCATCGGTTTACGTCGCAAGCAGCGCAGCAACTGGCGGGAAAAATGCAAACACTGCTCGACCCTGATCGCTTATTTGGCCTGACCTGGTTCGGTGAGCTGGCTGAATAA
- a CDS encoding protease pro-enzyme activation domain-containing protein — MKLSCKFKMLPVAAMVLATIGGAAHAAELRASTATKAPRLLSAATPIALMQAGTPTHVVISLKVRNKADLDALTANLITGGGAKPITSAEFLSHYAPTAEQVKSVVDHLTKSGFVNIVVADNRMLVSADGTASSIKTAFNTDLQTYNINGRTAHANVSDVSVPQSLGDIVLAVHGLQTVHLHHTMAIRPDAKTLTTAGHNPTDFPLIYNASSLPSATNATIGIITQGSMTQTIKDLNTFTTNAGYPKTNVTTVTVGSASTDTSGVDEWNMDTQDALAAAGGTIKQMILYTANTLSDADLTNTYNKAVSDNLAKTINVSLGECETDAQSSGIIASNDQIFQTAVAQGQTFSVSSGDSGAYECGGTSTAQSYPSVSPYVISVGGTLLNTSGTTWTSETVWACTSSANCQQSSSGGAGGGPSLTEAAPSWQTAAGVLGSSTKRGAPDVAFDASPNSGALVIVNGTSSQIGGTSLAAPLFTGFWARVQSMNNNTLAFPASAIYQKAAANPTMFHDVTSGSNGGYTAKTGWDYASGYGSLNVANFATVMGSGGGTTPPPSNVLSNGVAKTGLALTTGNSTVYTFVVPSGRTTLTFKTSGGTGDADIYVKLGSAPTTSSYLKKSDGSTTTETITISSPAAGTYYLLLNSYASFSGVSLVASD; from the coding sequence ATGAAACTCAGTTGTAAATTTAAAATGCTGCCAGTGGCAGCAATGGTTTTAGCCACAATTGGTGGCGCAGCACATGCAGCAGAACTACGTGCATCTACCGCGACTAAAGCACCTCGTTTACTTAGCGCAGCGACACCCATTGCATTGATGCAAGCGGGTACACCTACCCATGTTGTGATCTCTTTAAAAGTACGCAATAAAGCAGATCTTGATGCATTGACGGCCAACCTCATCACTGGCGGCGGCGCAAAGCCCATCACTAGCGCAGAGTTCTTGAGTCACTACGCACCAACCGCAGAACAAGTAAAATCCGTAGTCGATCATTTGACAAAAAGCGGTTTCGTCAACATCGTCGTTGCTGACAATCGTATGCTGGTGAGTGCTGACGGTACTGCATCCTCCATCAAAACTGCCTTCAACACCGACCTGCAAACATACAACATCAATGGCCGCACTGCGCATGCCAACGTAAGTGATGTCTCTGTACCCCAATCGCTGGGTGATATCGTATTGGCAGTCCATGGTCTGCAAACTGTTCATCTGCATCACACAATGGCAATACGTCCTGATGCAAAAACACTGACGACAGCTGGTCACAATCCAACTGATTTTCCTCTGATCTATAATGCATCGAGCTTGCCAAGTGCGACCAATGCCACTATCGGTATTATTACCCAAGGTAGCATGACGCAAACGATCAAAGATCTGAACACATTCACCACCAACGCTGGTTATCCAAAAACCAATGTCACTACTGTTACTGTCGGCTCTGCCAGCACAGATACGTCTGGTGTAGATGAATGGAATATGGATACACAAGATGCACTGGCAGCAGCAGGTGGTACGATCAAACAGATGATTTTGTATACAGCCAATACCTTGAGCGATGCTGACCTGACAAATACCTATAACAAAGCTGTCAGTGATAACTTGGCCAAAACCATCAACGTGTCTTTAGGCGAATGCGAAACTGATGCGCAAAGCTCCGGCATCATCGCAAGTAATGATCAGATCTTCCAGACTGCGGTAGCACAAGGGCAGACTTTCTCGGTCTCTTCCGGCGATTCAGGCGCATATGAATGCGGCGGCACCAGCACTGCTCAAAGCTATCCATCAGTATCCCCTTATGTCATCTCTGTTGGCGGCACTTTGCTGAACACGTCAGGTACCACATGGACATCTGAAACAGTATGGGCTTGCACCAGCTCTGCTAATTGCCAGCAAAGTTCCAGTGGTGGCGCAGGCGGCGGACCAAGCCTGACAGAAGCAGCACCAAGCTGGCAAACTGCCGCCGGCGTATTAGGCAGCTCAACCAAACGTGGCGCACCTGACGTCGCATTTGATGCATCACCTAATAGCGGCGCATTGGTAATCGTCAACGGTACTAGCTCGCAAATCGGTGGTACTAGTCTGGCAGCACCGTTGTTCACTGGTTTCTGGGCTCGCGTTCAGTCCATGAACAACAATACACTGGCCTTCCCAGCTTCTGCCATTTATCAAAAAGCAGCGGCTAATCCAACAATGTTCCATGACGTAACTTCTGGCAGCAACGGTGGTTATACTGCAAAAACTGGTTGGGATTATGCGAGTGGCTACGGCAGTTTGAACGTTGCTAATTTTGCGACTGTCATGGGATCAGGCGGCGGTACAACACCTCCACCATCCAATGTATTGAGCAATGGCGTAGCAAAAACTGGCCTCGCTCTGACGACTGGCAACTCCACGGTATACACTTTTGTGGTTCCATCAGGTCGCACTACATTGACCTTTAAAACATCGGGCGGAACTGGCGATGCAGATATCTACGTCAAACTAGGTTCTGCACCGACAACATCATCTTATTTGAAAAAATCTGATGGTTCTACCACGACTGAAACGATCACTATTAGCTCACCAGCCGCAGGTACTTACTACCTGTTGCTCAACTCTTACGCTAGCTTCAGCGGCGTGAGCTTGGTGGCTTCTGACTAA
- a CDS encoding quinone oxidoreductase, producing MTTTKAIIIQQTGGPEVMEYVDVTLGQPGPGEALVRHAACGLNYIDVYFRTGLYPQVLPAGLGMEAAGVVEAVGADVTYVKVGDRVAYAGRPNGAYAEARIMPADNLVRLPDNISFETAAAMMLQGLTVEYLFNRTFPLKGGETILFHAAAGGVGLIACQWARAIGVTMIGTVGSDEKAELAKAHGCTHVINYNKENFVERVKEITGGKGVPVVYDSIGKDTFIGSLNCLSPLGMMVSFGSASGPVPEFGLNELASRGSLFITRPSLMSYAAKREDLEQMAAHLFAMVEGGKIKIDVHQRYALSEVAQAHHDLEARKTTGSTILIP from the coding sequence ATGACAACCACAAAAGCCATCATAATCCAGCAAACCGGCGGTCCAGAAGTGATGGAATACGTCGATGTCACACTGGGCCAGCCAGGCCCCGGCGAAGCGCTGGTCCGCCATGCCGCCTGCGGGCTGAATTATATCGATGTGTACTTTCGTACCGGCCTATATCCGCAAGTCTTGCCAGCGGGTTTAGGGATGGAAGCCGCAGGCGTAGTGGAGGCTGTTGGTGCTGATGTGACTTATGTCAAGGTAGGTGATCGTGTTGCTTATGCCGGTCGCCCCAACGGTGCGTATGCCGAGGCTAGGATTATGCCAGCCGATAATCTGGTGCGTCTGCCAGACAATATCTCGTTTGAAACCGCCGCAGCAATGATGTTGCAAGGCTTGACTGTGGAATATTTGTTTAACCGCACCTTTCCGCTCAAAGGTGGAGAAACTATTTTGTTCCATGCCGCAGCAGGTGGCGTCGGTTTGATTGCTTGTCAGTGGGCGCGGGCGATTGGCGTGACGATGATAGGTACCGTCGGTTCGGACGAAAAAGCCGAGCTCGCCAAAGCGCACGGTTGTACTCATGTGATCAATTACAACAAAGAGAATTTTGTTGAACGGGTGAAAGAAATTACCGGCGGCAAAGGCGTGCCAGTCGTGTATGACTCCATCGGTAAAGATACCTTCATCGGTTCGCTCAATTGTTTGTCGCCATTGGGCATGATGGTTAGCTTTGGCAGCGCTTCCGGTCCCGTACCAGAATTTGGTTTGAACGAACTCGCATCGCGCGGATCTTTGTTTATCACCCGTCCTAGCCTGATGAGTTATGCCGCTAAGCGCGAGGATCTGGAACAGATGGCAGCGCATTTATTTGCCATGGTGGAGGGCGGCAAAATCAAAATCGACGTGCATCAGCGCTATGCTTTAAGTGAAGTAGCCCAAGCACATCACGATCTGGAAGCCCGAAAAACAACGGGTTCTACCATTTTGATTCCTTAG
- a CDS encoding DMT family transporter, whose amino-acid sequence MSTPTSNPQSAYERRQYLIGLVIAITGAILFSTKAIVAKLIYRYHVDAVTLIMFRMLFSLPIFAAIAIWQAHKGGALSVADRWRLVVLGLIGYYLSSFLDFLGLQYITAALERLILFLTPSFVLLISATFLKRKISKIECAALAVSYLGIVLVFVHDLQFGGADVLLGGLLVLGAATSYALYLIQSGQLVMRLGSLRLVSYAMCVSSVACIGQFFALRPVSMMIQPAPVYWLSLINAILCTVLPVFLTMIAVQRIGAPIASQAGMIGPVSTLFLGAFFLSEPITAWQLAGTVLVVGGMYLLSMKK is encoded by the coding sequence ATGAGCACACCCACCTCGAACCCTCAATCCGCTTACGAGCGCCGTCAATATTTAATTGGTCTGGTGATCGCCATTACTGGGGCGATTTTATTTTCGACCAAGGCAATTGTCGCCAAACTGATTTACCGTTATCACGTTGATGCGGTCACTCTGATTATGTTTCGCATGCTATTTTCTTTGCCAATTTTTGCTGCAATTGCTATTTGGCAAGCACATAAAGGTGGCGCCTTGTCAGTAGCTGATCGTTGGCGTTTAGTGGTCTTGGGTTTGATCGGTTATTACCTCTCCAGTTTTTTAGATTTTTTGGGTTTGCAATACATCACCGCAGCACTGGAACGCCTGATTTTATTTTTGACACCTTCATTTGTGCTGCTGATTTCAGCAACATTTTTAAAACGTAAAATCAGCAAAATAGAATGCGCCGCTTTAGCAGTTTCTTACCTTGGAATAGTGCTGGTATTTGTGCATGATTTACAGTTTGGTGGCGCAGATGTTTTGCTAGGCGGGTTGCTGGTTTTAGGTGCCGCCACATCGTATGCTCTGTACTTAATACAGTCTGGTCAATTGGTGATGCGCCTTGGTAGCCTGCGCCTAGTTTCTTATGCGATGTGTGTATCTAGTGTGGCATGTATCGGGCAATTTTTTGCGCTGCGCCCTGTCAGCATGATGATCCAGCCCGCACCTGTATACTGGTTGTCTTTAATTAACGCAATATTGTGTACTGTGTTGCCGGTATTCCTGACCATGATTGCGGTGCAACGTATTGGCGCGCCCATCGCCTCGCAAGCAGGCATGATAGGGCCGGTTTCTACTTTATTTTTAGGGGCGTTTTTTTTAAGTGAACCGATCACCGCCTGGCAGCTTGCAGGCACTGTTTTAGTCGTTGGCGGCATGTATTTATTGTCGATGAAAAAATGA